A genomic window from Haladaptatus caseinilyticus includes:
- a CDS encoding metal-dependent hydrolase, giving the protein MWPWEHLAFGYLTFSAYSRLRNGRPPRSDAVVVLGVATQLPDLVDKPLAWTLSILPSGHSLAHSLLTALPLSAVALVLAHRARRTDIGVAFTIGYLSHLAGDVIYPVAVGKETSFGFLLWPLVSIPPDRSTFGFVARFRKYFENYLTYLNDPEIQSYLGLELGLLLGVFFLWLLDGMPGIPRKITRHVPVIGR; this is encoded by the coding sequence ATGTGGCCGTGGGAACACCTCGCGTTCGGCTATCTGACCTTCTCGGCATACAGCCGCCTTCGAAACGGAAGGCCGCCGCGAAGCGATGCGGTAGTCGTCCTCGGTGTCGCGACACAACTGCCCGACCTCGTCGACAAACCGCTCGCGTGGACGCTTTCCATCCTCCCGAGCGGACATTCGCTGGCGCATTCGCTTCTGACCGCGTTGCCGCTGTCGGCGGTCGCGCTGGTCCTCGCCCATCGCGCACGCCGGACCGACATCGGCGTCGCGTTCACCATCGGTTACCTCTCACACCTCGCTGGTGACGTGATTTACCCGGTTGCGGTCGGCAAGGAGACGTCTTTCGGCTTTTTGTTGTGGCCCCTCGTTTCGATTCCTCCCGACAGATCGACGTTCGGATTCGTCGCTCGCTTCCGGAAGTACTTCGAGAACTATCTGACGTATTTGAACGACCCCGAAATACAGAGCTATCTCGGCCTCGAACTCGGTCTTCTGCTCGGCGTCTTTTTCCTGTGGTTGCTCGACGGGATGCCGGGCATCCCGCGAAAGATCACCCGTCACGTGCCTGTAATCGGACGATAA
- a CDS encoding DUF1616 domain-containing protein, with amino-acid sequence MSHGTNESWWSKLTRPVLEFPLDLAGLGIAVGLAAFALLQPVVRETPLAVVLGLPLALFAPGYAVVSLLFPGEGPPRTSDWSRPDHIRREGISCTERMALSFGVSLSLLPLFGLTFSHPDLSFEPITVITVVVGFTLVIGLFAVIRRFKVPADDRFSVSIRGGFSRLSGALFDTETGFDVVLNILLALSVVVAISAVGYAFAAPQDGEEFSQLSLLTKTDDGEFAAENYPESFTPGETKPVYVSVTNREGERVEYTVVVLLQRVEQRPDGSARIVEQRQQERFEHRVPAGGSWRTRHEIAPTMAGENLRVTYLLYKGDPPADPSIDTADEHAYFWTTVGTNGSA; translated from the coding sequence ATGAGCCACGGGACAAACGAGTCGTGGTGGTCGAAACTCACACGACCGGTACTCGAGTTTCCCCTCGACCTCGCGGGACTCGGAATCGCGGTCGGATTGGCCGCCTTCGCGCTCCTCCAACCGGTGGTTCGTGAGACCCCACTCGCAGTCGTTTTGGGCCTCCCCCTCGCACTGTTCGCACCGGGGTATGCTGTCGTTTCGCTCTTGTTTCCGGGAGAAGGACCACCGCGCACGTCGGACTGGAGTCGGCCCGATCATATTCGACGTGAAGGAATCTCGTGTACCGAACGAATGGCCCTCTCGTTTGGAGTCAGCCTCAGTCTCCTCCCACTGTTCGGGCTGACGTTCTCGCACCCCGACCTTTCGTTCGAACCGATCACCGTCATCACGGTTGTCGTCGGATTTACGCTCGTTATTGGCCTTTTTGCGGTGATTCGTCGATTCAAGGTCCCTGCTGACGATCGGTTTTCCGTCTCGATTCGGGGTGGCTTCTCCAGACTGTCCGGTGCCCTCTTCGACACCGAGACTGGGTTCGATGTCGTGTTGAACATCCTTCTCGCGCTGTCCGTCGTCGTCGCGATTTCAGCTGTGGGATACGCCTTCGCCGCACCGCAGGACGGTGAGGAGTTTTCCCAACTATCCCTGCTCACGAAGACGGACGACGGGGAGTTCGCTGCCGAGAACTATCCCGAATCGTTCACGCCGGGCGAAACGAAACCGGTGTACGTCTCGGTGACGAACCGGGAGGGTGAACGAGTCGAATACACCGTCGTCGTCTTGCTGCAGCGTGTCGAACAGCGACCGGATGGAAGTGCCCGTATCGTCGAACAACGGCAACAGGAACGATTCGAACACCGCGTTCCTGCGGGGGGTTCGTGGCGAACTCGGCACGAGATAGCGCCGACGATGGCCGGTGAAAACCTCCGTGTCACGTATCTCCTCTATAAGGGTGACCCACCGGCCGATCCGAGTATCGACACCGCCGACGAGCATGCATATTTCTGGACAACCGTCGGAACGAACGGCTCAGCATAA
- a CDS encoding DUF7556 family protein — protein sequence MNWTRSADDFEAQAPDDDVMFAVDEDDDGDELAVIADVTRDDAWISMPLSESRTISQCR from the coding sequence CTGAACTGGACACGCTCAGCCGACGATTTCGAAGCACAGGCCCCCGACGATGACGTCATGTTCGCCGTCGACGAGGACGATGACGGTGACGAACTCGCAGTCATCGCGGACGTGACCCGCGACGACGCGTGGATTTCCATGCCGCTTTCGGAATCGCGGACGATCTCTCAGTGTCGGTGA
- a CDS encoding XapX domain-containing protein, whose translation MNLTITALALLTGVITGGLFHSIGVPIPAPPKLPGIMGIIGIYLGYKIVDTMGWTVNLLTKLGISG comes from the coding sequence ATGAACCTGACCATCACTGCGCTCGCACTCCTGACCGGAGTGATAACCGGCGGTCTGTTTCACTCGATCGGCGTTCCGATACCCGCTCCACCGAAGCTTCCCGGCATCATGGGCATCATCGGCATCTATCTCGGGTACAAGATCGTGGATACGATGGGATGGACGGTGAACCTCCTGACCAAGCTCGGAATCTCCGGATAG